The following DNA comes from Cytophagales bacterium.
GCCAGGAATTTGATTAAACCAAATAATGCCAACAACAGCAACGGCATGCCGAAGTTGATAAATACCCAGAAGGAACGATCATTCTTTATCTTCACCCGGTCCAACGGCCGGATTTTAACTTCCTTGTTCCTTGCCAGGGTGATGCCATCTTCATCAGTCAGATAACTCAACGATCGCAGCAGAAATTCCTCATTGGCATAGGTGGTTCGTGCGTAAGGATCGACACCTAACAACAAAGGCTCCGGTTGCTCAGTATTGATGCTCAATTCATTTCGAATGAAGTCGCCATCGCTCACAACGATCACTTTAGAACCAATGCTTTCTTCCTCAAATGTCTTTTGATCTATTCCCTTTGGCAATATGCGGTTCTTGTACAATGAACTGAATTTTCCTTCCAGCAGATACCCGACAGCTCTTGGTCCGGACTGGAAAAACTCGGGTCTTAGTTCCTGATTAAAGTCATTGAAGCGAACTTGAACGGGAGGAGAAATCACCCTGGTGTACTGCGAAGTAAAGATCAGAGGTATCTTTTTCACGCCTTTTGCCTTCACCGTATCCATGGTCGATACAAATTTCAGCTGCGTAGCGTCCAGACCTTTTACAAGTGGGTGATCTGCGTAATTAGACACAATTGGAAAAAACGGCCAGGGAAGCAGTTCCACCCGGGGCTGATTACCCACATTTCCCGAAACGACCGGATAGAAACCTGAACTAAAGTCTGTCACGTAATCCTGATTGATCCTGATCCCATATCTGAAAAGTAAGTCTTCTAAATTCAGATCATAGGGCAAAGCAATGGTCCCTTCGCCTTCCGCTTCCAGAACATTCACTTTCAATGCATCTACAAACACCAAAAGGCTACCTCCATTCATGACATACTGATCAATCAGATACTTTTCCTTCTCTGTAAATCGCTCGGTAGGTTTTCCAATGATCGCTACATCGTAACCTACCAGTGGTGTGGTTCTGCTGGCCAGGTCTACTTTGAACAGATCATATTTCCCAAGAATGGCATTGGTAAAACCCGCAAGAAAAACAGAATCAGGTTCGCCATGGCCAACGATGTAAGCAATTCGCTTGCGATTGGTTTCTGTAATGGATTTGATGGCCGCAATCAATTCATATTCCAGTCCTTCTATTGACTGATTGAGCATTTCGTCTGGATTGCTGGTACGATTCCCCTTCAGCAAAGGCACCGCCAATTCTTTGTTCCCATAAGTAATGAGCACACCCGGGAAGACCAACTTCTCACTTTTTTGACCGTCCTTGGTGTAGGTCAGGTTAGTCGGTTGCAAACCTTTGTCGATAAGGCTGCGCATGTATTCGTTCCTGGATTGCGTACTGGTCGCTTGTGAAGGATCCACAAAACGATACTGCAAATTGTTCCCCGCGTAAATCGTGAACTGATCCAAAAGATCGTCAATGGATTTCTGGAATCGCTTAAAATTAGAAGGCAATTCCCCCGCCAGGTAACTTTCGATCGTCAAAGGCTCTTCCAGATTATTCAGCAACTGTTGGCTTGCTTCCGAAATAGAATATCGCTTTTCTTCCGTCATATCGATACGGAAGCGAAATGCATTGAACACTTGAATCAGTAAGAGCAAGGTCAACGCTCCAATGGTGAAGCGCAAGAACTGATGAAGTTTGTTACTATCCCAACTCATGCCTTTTTCCCGGATAAAGTGAAGTCCACAAGCATCAGCATCAGGATAATCACGGTGAAGAAATAACCGATATCTCTCAAATCAAGTAGTCCTTTGCTCATCGCAGCATAATGAGATAGGATGCCCACTTGCTGTAAATAATACGACCAGGTTCCCCAAAGGTCAATGTTTGCCAGCGCCTCAATACCATCATAAAACAAGAAGCACAACAACGCGGCCAGGATGAAAGAAACAATTTGATTTTCAGTAAGCGCCGATGACAAAAGACCGATGCTTACAAAAATCCCCCCAAGCAGGGCAAGGCCAATGTAGGAACCAATGATTCCTGGCGTATCCAGGTTCCCAACGGGATTTCCTAACTGGTGGATCGCCACATAATAAACGATCGTTGGCAGCAATGAAAACAATATGAGTAGGAAAGCTGCCAGGTACTTACCCAGAATGATTTCCCAATCCTTGAAGGGAAGGGTATAGAGCAATTCCAGTGTTCCTGTCTTTTTCTCCTCCGCAAAAGATTTCATGGTCGTCGCAGGTACCAAAAACATGAACAGGTACGGCCCTAATGTAAATAATGGCTCCATGGTAGCATAGCCATAATCCAATACGGAATAGTCAGGAAGCACCCACATTACGAGGCTCACACCGACTAGAAAAACACCAATCACCACGTAGGCAATGAGTGAATCGAGGAATTCATTGATCTCTTTTTTCAGAATCGTGATCATGTGTTTCCAGTCAGTTTTTGAAAAATTTCTTCAAGTGAACCGCCTGACGTATGAACGCTGATCAAGGGTAGGTCTTTTTCCGCAGCCAATTTTAGGATCGCTTTTTTCAGCTGATCATCTTCCGAGTATACCAAATAACTGTGATCTGATTTTTCTTCTACTTTTTGAACGCCAGTCAAACTGCCCAAAATTTCTTTATCAATCGCCGACTCAAAAGAAACCGTATATACATTCGCATTGACAGCCTGGCTTTTGAGGTTTTGCAAAGTGTCATCCGCCACGATCTTCCCCTGATTAATGATCACCACCCGATCACAAATTGCCTCTACTTCCTGCATGATGTGCGTAGAAAAGATCAGCGTTTTGTCCTGACTAGCTTCCTTAATTACTTTCCTTATTTCAACCAATTGATTAGGATCCAATCCAGTCGTAGGCTCATCCAGGATCAGCACTTCCGGATCGGGCAATAATGCTTGCGCTAATCCTACTCGCTGACGATATCCTTTAGAAAGGGCTTTGAGCTTCTTATGTTTTTCTCTTTGTAACCCTACCAGATCAATGACCTCTTCTATTCGCTTTTTCACAGAAGAAAGGCGATACGCGTTGGCGATGAAGCTCAGGTATTCACGGACGTACATCTGCAGATAAAGCGGATTATGCTCTGGCAGATAGCCGATCACTTGCTTTGCATAGTAAGGATTTTCACGGACCTTCTTGCCTTTGATGACCACATCACCTTCCGTGGCTTGTAAAAAGCCAGTGGCAATCTTCATGGTCGTGGACTTTCCCGCGCCATTCGGACCCAGGAAACCGGTGATCTGTCCCGGCAAAGCCTCAAAAGAAATGTGATCTACCGCCAATTGCTGGCCGTATTGCTTGACTAAATTATCGACGATTACCATGATTTGAGCAGCGTCCTTTTTAATAAATTGGCAATTTCCTGAGCTATGCCTTTACGGACTCCATTAACTATCGCATTTTTGCCCTGTTGGATGCTTGACATATCGGGGGATTATACTTTCGGGTATCCAACGCAATATTGATGACTATAGTATTCATTTCCAAAACTGGCAGAGCAATGTGGGCGAGGACATTTGGGGTCATTCTATTTCTTTTTGCCACGACTAGCGCCTACAGCCAAAAAACCGGCAGTACTTATCGCTACAATGCAGGGTTTACTTACCTGAAGGGCCTGATCGTTCCTCAATATGCGCATGGCTTACATTTGACTTATGGCCGACCTTCCGGAATAGAAATATTTTGGAATCAACGGACAATTGGAAAAAAGGAGCGCGAAAAACTGTTCGGCTATCCGCAAGTGGGGTATTCACTGACCATGATCAACACAGACATGGTGGAAACCGGGAAAATTTTCAATGCAGCCACTTACATGGATTTTTATTTTCTGGACGCACCGGACATCAAGGCCTACTGGCGATTTGGAGTAGGGTTAACCTATGCCACAAAGCTTTACCATCCAGAAACCAATAACCTGAACAATATCCTCTCCTCCAGGATCTCCTACCACGCCATTGTTAGAATTGGTGTGCAAATTCCAGTGGCCGATCAATTTTACATCAACCCAGCCATTTCCTGGAACCATACTTCCAACGGCTCATTAAGTTTACCCAACAATGGCATAAACATTGCCACATTGAATGTAGGGGCAGCTTACCGATTTGGTAAATCAGATTGGGTAGAAGAGTCGACACCCGCACCCAACAACCGAAGACTCGGCTACAATATTCTGGTCAGTGGCTCAGTTAAAGAAACGGAACCTATGGGGTCTCCAAAACGCATCTACTACACCTTCCGAGGGTACATAGACAAGACTTTGAGTAAAGTTAATCGCATTTACGGCGGACTAGAACTTTTCAATAATCATGGGTTGATTGATGTGATCAAAAGCGATCCTGATGTACCCAATGATACCGACTTCCGCAGATTAGGATTTTTTGTCGGACATGAGTTGATGGTGTCCAGGGTTAGTTTCATGACCATGGTAGGACATTACGTTTATCGTCCGTATCGTGGTGGCATCGACGATGACCCAGACATCTATACCCGTCATGGGGTAAAGGTTTATTTAACGGAAAAGATATTCGCAGTAGCCATGATGAAAATCCACGCGGCTCAAAATGACATTTTTGATTTCGGAGTGGGAATAAGATTATGAAACGCTGGCTCATCATATGGACACTCGGCCTATTGGGCTGCGACCAACAAAACACCTGGGACTGTGTGCAAACAATTGGTGATCTGATCGAGGAACCTATTCCTGTATCCCAGACCATCAAAAGAGTGGTCATTTTCGACGATACCAACTTGATCTGGCATCCAGCCCCTGCTCCGGGAGAGCAGGCATTTGTCATTGAAACAGGAGAAAACCTCATTGGCGAAATTGAAACCAGCATTGTTGCTGACAGTATTCTGGAGGTCAGGAACAGAAATAATTGCCGATGGACCCGTGCTCCCCGAAACCTGACCCTGCATGTTTATTCTGATGCTATTAATTGGATTGAAAAACAAGGGTTCGGAGAAATCAATACCTCAGAACGCATTACTCTTAACCACCGGTTGGACGTGATCACTTTGGGATCCGGCAACCTGAATCTGGAATTGGTCAACCCCAATGAAGTTTGGTTATCGATGCGTGCCTTGAGTAATGTGACGCTTTCCGGCGATTTGCTGAGGCTGCATGTATTTGTGGACCGACGAGTAGATGGAAGACTGTATGCCGAGGAACTGGATGTCGAAGATGTTTCCATTTGGCACGCAGGGAGCAATGATTTGTTTGTGGCTCCTAGTGATATTCTGAGAGGAGATATACGCGCTTCGGGAGATGTTCACCTTTTTAGTGAACCAGATCGCGGTGTAGTTGTTAATGAAGACGGATCGGGACGAGTAATTAACCGGTTCTAAATTGTTTATTGAATTATGATCAGAATTATAAGTAGCACCAATCGACCTGGTGCTGTTTCCTATAAAGTTGCTAAACACTATCAAGTATTGTTGACCGACCTGGGAGTTGAAAGTGAAATCATTGACCTGGCCAATTTGCCAGATGATTTCATCGCTTCGGCGCTCTATCAAAACAGTGGTAAAAACGAAGCTTTTAACCCGATTAGGGAGAAAATGAGAGACACGGAAAAGTATGTTTTTATTGTTCCTGAGTACAATGGATCTTTCCCCGGAATTCTGAAAACGTTCATCGACGGATTGGAATTCCCAACAACCTTCACTGGGAAAAAAGCTGCACTTGTTGGACTGGGCGCCGGAGTACAGGGAGCAGTGCTAGCGATGAGTCATTTAACGGATATCTTCAATTATTGCGGCACCAATGTGCTGGCTCAAAAACCTAAACTGGCAGGTATCGGCAAAGCCATGAACGATGCAGGTGAGATCACCAACGAACTTTATTTGAACCTACTGAGAGATCAGGCGAAGGCTTTTGTTGCGTTTTAAATCAGGCCTTAAAAAAGTCCTTACCTACAAGACTGCCGGCAAGGACTTTATTTTTATTCCTTTATGAATCTGTAAGTGGATAGGTCTTCTCCTTCCTGAACTTTTAAGAAGTACATACCCGGCATCAGATCACTTACATTCAATATTAGCTTGCCTTGCCGCTCCTGAGTAGCTCGCAAAATTTGTCTCCCGGATGAATCCACAATTGTCAACTCTGATCGCGCACTTTGCTCCGAAAAATCTACCGTCAACTCCTTAATTACGGGATTGGGGTAGACTTGAACCGTGGCATTTGTCGAAGCAGAAAGTGCCTCTTCTTCTGTCACCGTCACCACCCAATCCTGAGAAGTCATACCATCCTCAGCGGTAACTGTGTAGGTAACGGCTGCACTAAAATCCTGAACTTGTGTCGCCGC
Coding sequences within:
- a CDS encoding DUF2807 domain-containing protein yields the protein MKRWLIIWTLGLLGCDQQNTWDCVQTIGDLIEEPIPVSQTIKRVVIFDDTNLIWHPAPAPGEQAFVIETGENLIGEIETSIVADSILEVRNRNNCRWTRAPRNLTLHVYSDAINWIEKQGFGEINTSERITLNHRLDVITLGSGNLNLELVNPNEVWLSMRALSNVTLSGDLLRLHVFVDRRVDGRLYAEELDVEDVSIWHAGSNDLFVAPSDILRGDIRASGDVHLFSEPDRGVVVNEDGSGRVINRF
- a CDS encoding NAD(P)H-dependent oxidoreductase, giving the protein MIRIISSTNRPGAVSYKVAKHYQVLLTDLGVESEIIDLANLPDDFIASALYQNSGKNEAFNPIREKMRDTEKYVFIVPEYNGSFPGILKTFIDGLEFPTTFTGKKAALVGLGAGVQGAVLAMSHLTDIFNYCGTNVLAQKPKLAGIGKAMNDAGEITNELYLNLLRDQAKAFVAF
- a CDS encoding acyloxyacyl hydrolase, which encodes MTIVFISKTGRAMWARTFGVILFLFATTSAYSQKTGSTYRYNAGFTYLKGLIVPQYAHGLHLTYGRPSGIEIFWNQRTIGKKEREKLFGYPQVGYSLTMINTDMVETGKIFNAATYMDFYFLDAPDIKAYWRFGVGLTYATKLYHPETNNLNNILSSRISYHAIVRIGVQIPVADQFYINPAISWNHTSNGSLSLPNNGINIATLNVGAAYRFGKSDWVEESTPAPNNRRLGYNILVSGSVKETEPMGSPKRIYYTFRGYIDKTLSKVNRIYGGLELFNNHGLIDVIKSDPDVPNDTDFRRLGFFVGHELMVSRVSFMTMVGHYVYRPYRGGIDDDPDIYTRHGVKVYLTEKIFAVAMMKIHAAQNDIFDFGVGIRL
- the gldF gene encoding gliding motility-associated ABC transporter permease subunit GldF, whose amino-acid sequence is MITILKKEINEFLDSLIAYVVIGVFLVGVSLVMWVLPDYSVLDYGYATMEPLFTLGPYLFMFLVPATTMKSFAEEKKTGTLELLYTLPFKDWEIILGKYLAAFLLILFSLLPTIVYYVAIHQLGNPVGNLDTPGIIGSYIGLALLGGIFVSIGLLSSALTENQIVSFILAALLCFLFYDGIEALANIDLWGTWSYYLQQVGILSHYAAMSKGLLDLRDIGYFFTVIILMLMLVDFTLSGKKA
- the gldG gene encoding gliding motility-associated ABC transporter substrate-binding protein GldG → MSWDSNKLHQFLRFTIGALTLLLLIQVFNAFRFRIDMTEEKRYSISEASQQLLNNLEEPLTIESYLAGELPSNFKRFQKSIDDLLDQFTIYAGNNLQYRFVDPSQATSTQSRNEYMRSLIDKGLQPTNLTYTKDGQKSEKLVFPGVLITYGNKELAVPLLKGNRTSNPDEMLNQSIEGLEYELIAAIKSITETNRKRIAYIVGHGEPDSVFLAGFTNAILGKYDLFKVDLASRTTPLVGYDVAIIGKPTERFTEKEKYLIDQYVMNGGSLLVFVDALKVNVLEAEGEGTIALPYDLNLEDLLFRYGIRINQDYVTDFSSGFYPVVSGNVGNQPRVELLPWPFFPIVSNYADHPLVKGLDATQLKFVSTMDTVKAKGVKKIPLIFTSQYTRVISPPVQVRFNDFNQELRPEFFQSGPRAVGYLLEGKFSSLYKNRILPKGIDQKTFEEESIGSKVIVVSDGDFIRNELSINTEQPEPLLLGVDPYARTTYANEEFLLRSLSYLTDEDGITLARNKEVKIRPLDRVKIKNDRSFWVFINFGMPLLLLALFGLIKFLARKRKFAK
- the gldA gene encoding gliding motility-associated ABC transporter ATP-binding subunit GldA, giving the protein MVIVDNLVKQYGQQLAVDHISFEALPGQITGFLGPNGAGKSTTMKIATGFLQATEGDVVIKGKKVRENPYYAKQVIGYLPEHNPLYLQMYVREYLSFIANAYRLSSVKKRIEEVIDLVGLQREKHKKLKALSKGYRQRVGLAQALLPDPEVLILDEPTTGLDPNQLVEIRKVIKEASQDKTLIFSTHIMQEVEAICDRVVIINQGKIVADDTLQNLKSQAVNANVYTVSFESAIDKEILGSLTGVQKVEEKSDHSYLVYSEDDQLKKAILKLAAEKDLPLISVHTSGGSLEEIFQKLTGNT